A region of the Amycolatopsis sp. cg13 genome:
TGGTTTCGAAGTCGTACCAGGCGTCCTCGCCCTCGGCGAGCACCCGGATCTCGGCCGGCAGCGACGCCTCGACGCGGCCGTCCGGGAATTCCAGCACGCCGCATTCGACCTCGCGCCCGCGCACCGCCGCCTCGACGAGCACCTTCGGGTCGGTGCGCCGGGCCAATTCGATCGCGGCGTCCAGGTCGGCCCAGTCGGCGACGCGGGAGATGCCGACCGACGAACCGGCGCGCGAGGGCTTCACGAACACCGGCAGGCCAAGGCGTTCGCGGTCCTGTTCGGCCAAAGTGGACTGTCCGCGGCGCAGCGCGGCGTAGGTGCCGACCGGCAGCCCCTCCGCGGCGAGGAGCTTCTTCGCGTATTCCTTGTCCATCGCCGCCGCGCTGGCGAGCACGCCGGGGCCGACGTACGGGATGTCGGCGAGTTCGAGCAGGCCCTGGATGGTGCCGTCCTCGCCGAAGGCGCCGTGCAGCACCGGGAAGACGACGTCGACAGTACCGAGCACCTCGGTGGCCTGGCCCGGGTCGACCGTGCGCAGCTCGCGGCTGGTCGGATCGCCGGCGAGCACGAGCGCGCGGCCGGACTCGACCGTCGGCAGCTCGCGGCCCTGGATGCTGAGCTGCTTCGGGTCGCCGGTGCCGAGCACCCAGCCGCCGCTCGGCGTGACCCCGACCGGGAGCACCTCGAAGCGGTCCGGATCCAGGTTCGAGATCACACTGCCCGCGGACAGGCACGAAATGGTGTGCTCGCTGCTGCGGCCACCGAACACGACCGCGACCCGGATCTTTTCAGCGCTCATAGCCGGTCACCGTACCGGGTGAGCATCGTCAACAGCGCGCGCCGGGGGTGTCTGCGCTGGTCGCGAGGGTCGAGCCGCTGGTCGGCGACGCGACGAGGCCAGCGCGAACCACGCCGCCCCGCGGACCACCAGGAACGCCATCCCGGCCAGCACCAGGACGGTGAAGTCCGGCAACGTCTGGAACGCCACGTCCACCGGCAACCAGCCGCCGTAGCTGAGCATGCCGACCCCGACGAACACCGCCGCGTACAGCGCGGCCGCCGCGACCAAATGTCCGATCAGCGGGCGCACTGCCACTCGACCGAAACCCTTGTCGCGCAACAGATCCGGCAGCTTCCGGGCGCGACGGATCTGTCGGCGGGTCGCCAAAACCATCGCAAGCAGGACCAGAAGAGCGAGACCATCGATGACGCCATAAGTCAGCAGGAAGCCGTTGCCGATTTCCGGAGCCGGTGCGCCCGCGAGCATCGCGAGGGTGTGGTGGAACGGCGCGCCGTTGTCCAGCAGGACCGGGTTGCGCGAGGTCAGCACCACCAGGCCGACCTGCTTGTTCGGCAGGTACCCCAGGTTGGCGTGGTAGCGGGTCAGGTCGCCGTCGTGCTGGACGACCGGCTGGCCGTTGAGGATGCCGGTTCCCCAGCCGAATCCGTAGTGGTCGATGCCGTCGATCGCGTGGTCTTCACCGGTCGGGACCGCCGCGCTGTGCATCAGCCGCAGGCTTTCGGCGGACAGCGGCCGGGCGCCGCGGTAGGTGCCGGTCATCTGGAAGGTCAGGTAGCGGCTGAGGTCCTCGGCGGTGGAAACCAGGTAGCCGTCCGGCCGGGCGCCGGGGAAATCCGGCGTTTCGATCGGCACGTTCAGCCCGAACAGCACCGACGAGCCCTCGATCAGGCCCTCGCGGCGGGCGTCGGCGAGGTTGGTGAAGGTGCGGGTCATCCCGAGCGGGGCGAGGACGTGCACCTTGAGGTAGTCGGCGTAGCTCTGGCCGGAGACCTGCTCGATCATCAGGCCGAGCGTCGCGTAGTTCTTGTTGCAGTAGTGGAAAACCGTACCGGGGCGGGACACCGGGACGACGTCGGCGAGTGCGCGGACACGCTGCTCCAGCGTGGTTTCCGGCTCGTAGAGGTCGACGGTCCCCGCTTCGGTCGGCAGGCCGCTGGTCTGGTTCAGCAGCTGCCGCACGGTGATCGGGTCGTTCGATCCGGCGGTGCGGAACCACGGCAGGTAGGCGGTGATCGGGGTGTCCAGGCCGACTTTGCCCGCTTCGACGAGCTGCATAACGGCCAGGGCGGTGAACGATTTGCTCAGCGAGCCAAGGAGAAACGGCGACTGCGGCGTCATGTCCGAGCCGACCGCGCCGGTCGTCACCGTGCCGTCCGCGGCAACCAGCGCGTAGGACGACGGCGGGCCTCCGGCCAGTTCTTCGCGCAAGTGCGACACCGCAGTGTCTTGTGGCTGCGCCGACGCTGGTGCGGCGAACACCGCCAACGTCACGGCCGCGATCGCTGCCGCCGCCCACCGGATCCGCCGAGTCATCCCGCGCTCCTCCGTGCTCCGAACTGATCGGCAAAAGCCTCGCGGAGCAGCGGATCCGGCACCATGAAGCTGACCGGCGGACCGAAGGTAGGGCTGGCCCCCGTGCTCAGCGGAGAAGATCGACCAGCGTCGGCACCGCCGCCATCAACGCCTCCCGCGAGCAGCCCGCGTATCCCAGCGCGATGCCGTGCGTCGTCGGCGTCCCGGCGAAATGCCGCGCCAACCCGTCGAGCCGGATCGAATGCTTTTCCGCCGCGGCGATCAACTGCGCCTCCGCCTCGGCGGTTTCCGTCGGCACCACCAGATGCGCACCGGCGTCGTCGCCGACGAACGGGATCCCGGCGTTCGACAGCGCGGCCACCAAAACCGTCCGGCGTTCGGCCATTTCCCGGCGTAGCTTCCGCAGGTGCCGTCCCAAATCGCCGGTGCGGGCCAGCTCGACCAATACCCGTTGCCCCGCTGGCGACGGACGGGTGCCGGTGAGATCTCGGTACGCCAGCACGGAATCCGCGACCGCGGCGGGTGCGACGAGCCAGCCCGCACCGAGCGTCGGCGTGAGGATTTTGCTGGTGGTCCCGAGGTGCACGACGACATCCGGGGCGAGCGCGGCCAGCATCGGCAGCGGGGCGACGTCGAAGCGCAGCTCGCCGTCGTAGTCGTCCTCGATGACCAGCATGCCTTCCGCACGAGCGCGTTCCACGAGCTGCACGCGCCGGGCCGCGCTCATTCGGCTGCCCATCGGGTACTGGTGCGCGGGCGAGCAGTAAACCGCGCGCGCACCGGCGGGAATCGCGTCCGGGCGCAGGCCTTCCTCGTCCACCGGCACGCCCACGACGGTGAGCCCGGCCTGCCGGAACGCTTGCACCGCACGCTGATAACCCGGTTCCTCGAAAGCAACGACCGCACCTCGGCGCAACACCGCGGCGGCAAGCTCCACGACAGCCGCGGTGGTACCGCCGGTCGCCAGCACCGAGCCCGCCGCCAGACCACGGTGGCGCAACAGATGCTCCGACACAGTTGCGCGGTACTCGGGTAGCCCGGCTCGATGCGCGCGAGTGAGCGGCTCCGGGTCGGCGGCTGCCCGCCACGCCCGCCGCCACGCCGCGCGATCGAGCCCGCCAGCCCACGGCGCGCCCGGCGTGAGGTCGAGCACCGGGGTCGACTCCGGCTCGGCGAGCAGCGAACCGGGCACCGTGACGGACGCGGCGGCGCGGGTCGGCGGAGTCGTCACGTAGGTGCCAGAGCCGTGCCGTCCGGCGATCCAGCCCTCCGCGTGAAGCTGCTCGTACGCGGCGGAAGTGACCGTGCGAGAGACGCCGAGCCGTTCGGCCAGCGCGCGGGTGGACGGCAGCCGGTCGCCGCCGCGGAGATGCCCGCCAGCTGCGGCTTCGCGCAGCGCGTCGGCCAGCTGCACGGCCAGCGGAGTGGCCGCGTCGCGGTCGAGACTCACCGGCAGGGCGGTGTCGGCGTAGGACACGGCAGACCTCCGATACAGCGAAGTGGACTCTCAAGTGTAGAAGAAGTGGACATTCAACGTAGCCACTTGCCCGCCGCACACTGAACGCATGAGCAGCCTTTCGCCCACCGAACGCACCACGCTCGGCCGCAAACGCCACCGCGCCGCCAGCGAGCGCGCCGCGCTGCACGCCGTGCTCGACGAGGCGCTGATCTGCCACCTCGGCGTGGTCCGCGACGGCGTCCCGCTGGTGCTGCCCACCGGATACGGCCGCGACGGCGACACCCTGTACTTGCATGGTTCCACGGGCGCGGCCAGTCTGCGAGCCGCCACCGGGGAAACCGACGTCTGCGTGACCGTCACCCTGCTCGACGGCATCGTCTACTGCCGCTCGGTGAACAACCACTCGGTCAACTACCGCAGCGCGGTGATCCTCGGCAAGGCCCGCCTGGTGACCGACCCGGACGAGAAAATGCGCGGCCTGCACGTGCTCACCGACCACCTCTCCCCCGGTTCGTGGGAGCACGCGCGGCCGGTGAACAAGAAAGAGTTCGCGGCGGTTTCGGTCATCGCGCTCGATCTGGCTGAAGCGTCGGTGAAGCTCCGCGCCGAAGGACCCGACGACGAGCCTGAAGACGTCACCGCGAACGCCGCTTGGGCCGGAGTGCTGCCGGTGCGCACGGTGTTCGGCGAACCCGAACCCTCCGCCGATCTGCCGTCGGGCTGGACCGTGCCCGAACACGTCGCCGCACGCGTCACGAAGACAACGGCAACCGCACGGTAAACACCGTCCGGCCAGGGCGGCTCTCCAGCGAAACCGTCCCGCCGTGCTCCACCACCAGCGAATGCACCACCGACAACCCCAGCCCGGTCCCGCCGGCGGCCCGGGTCCTGGAGTTGTCGACGCGATAGAACCGGTCGAAAATCCGCTGCTGGTCCTCCGGCGAAATCCCCGGCCCGGCATCGGTGACGGTGGCGACCGCCATTCCGTCCGCCGCGGTCACCGCCAGCTCCACCGGAGTTCCCTCGCCCGTGTGCACGGCCGCGTTCGCCAGCAGGTTGTCCAGAACTTGCCGCACCCGCGCCGGATCCGCGTGCAGCACCACCGGTTCTTCCGGAATCGACACCGTCAGCGGATACCCCGGACGACCGGCCCGGAACGCGTCCGCGGCCGCTGCGGCGACCTCGGTGAGATCCATTCGCCGCGGACGCACCGGTGGTTCGGCATCCCGCGCGTCAAGACGGGCGAGCAGCAGCAAATCGTCCACCAGCACGCTCATCCGCGCGGTCTCGGCCCGGATCTTCTCCAGATGCGCCTCGCGTTCCTCCGGCTCATTCGCCGCGGCGTAACGGAAAAGGTCGGCATAGCCGCGGATCGACGTCAACGGCGTCCGCAATTCATGCGAAGCATCAGCGACAAACCGGCGCAGCCGATCGTTCGCCTCGGTGCGCGCGGCCAGCGACGACTCGATGTGGCTCAACATCAAGTTGAACGCCGTCCGCAGCTCCTCCACCTCCGCACCGCCGCCAGTGCCGGACGCGCGCACCGGCAAATCCGCGGTGGCGGTGAGGTCGTGCGAAGCGATGTCGTGCGCAGTACCGGCCATGTCCGACAACGGCCGCAATCCGCGTCGCAGCACCACTCGCCCGGCGACGACGAGAATCGCCAGCGCGATCAGAAACGCGATCACTTCGATCAACATCAACTGCTGCACGGTGTTGTCGAGGTCGGCCTGCGGCGCGGCGCTCAGCAGCACCGTGCCGGTCCCGTTCTGCGAAGTCTCCACCGGACACGCCCGCACGCGGTAAGAACCCTGGCCCGGCAAGGTGATCGTGCGGAACTGGTCGCCGCCGGTCGCTTCTTCGGCGACCTGTGCCAGCGGCCGGACGTCGTTCGGCAGCGTGCTGCCCGGCTGCGGGACGGCATGCCCTTCCCGGACGTCGAAAACCGCCGAATACCAGGAGTAGACGACTTCCGGATTGTCCTTCGACTCGCGCAGATGCGGCACCTGCGCGACCTGGCTGGTCTTGAGCTGCTCGTCGAGCCGCCGGTTGAGGTAGTCGTGCATCAGCTCGACGGTCAGCGCGCCGACGATCGCGAACACCACCAGCGACAGCGCGCCCAGCCCGAACGCCAGCCGCGTGCCCAGTCTCGAGGCGCGCCAAGCCCGGTACCACCGGCGAGCCCAGCGCCCGATCCGGTTCACCGCTCCGCCTGTCGCACGGAGTACCCGACGCCGCGCACGGTGTGGATCAGCGGTTCGGCCTCGGTGTCGAGCTTGCGCCGCAACCGGGAGATCGCGAGTTCGACCACATTGGACCGTCCGCCGAAGTCGTACTCCCACACGTGGTCGAGGATCTGCGCCTTCGTGAGCACCGCCGGCGAGCGCCGCATCAGGTAGCGCAACAGTTCGTACTCGGTCGGGGTCAGTTCGGCGAGCTGGCCACCACGGCGGACCTCGTGCGTCTCCTCGTCCAACGTGAGGTCGCCTACCTGCAGCACAACCGTGCGCGTGTCCGGCTTTTCGGACGTCCGCCGCAGCACCGCGCGCAGCCGCGCCATCAACTCCTCGACGGAGAACGGTTTGACGAGGTAGTCGTCACCCCCACGGGTGAGGCCGGCGATGCGGTCGGCGGTCGCGTCCTTCGCCGTCAGGAACACCACCGGGACCTCGTCGTGCTTCTCGCGCAGCTTGTCGAGCACGGTGAACCCGTCGAAATCCGGCAGCATGAGGTCGAGCACGACGATGTCGGGAGCGAACTCCGCGGCGCGCGCGAGCGCGTCGGCACCGCACCCGGCCGTCACGGCCTGCCAGCCCTCGTAACGGGCGACGGTCGCGACCAGGTCGGCGATGTGCGGCTCGTCGTCCACGACGAGCAGCCGCACCGGGTTCGGGTTCTCCACTCTGCCATCCTCCGCGACGTCCGCGCGGGCGCGCGAGCCGAACCCCCAGCTGACAGCCACTCGACAGGTTCGCCGCCGCCGCGAAGATGCGGAAACCTGTCGCGTGCATCGGGCATTCCGGGCAGACTCCGAACCGGCATCCGCCCCCGAACTCAAGGAATCCCATGACTTCTTACGTGGACAACATCACCGTCGACTGCGCCGACCCGTGGGAGCTGGCCCAGTTCTGGACCCAGGTGACCGGCCGCCCGGTCGGCGAGGACGACAAACCGGGCGAGGAGGAGATCGGCGTCACGCTCGACTCCGGCGTCACCCTGCTGTTCATCGCCGTCCCGGAACCCAAGACGATCAAGAACCGGCTGCACGTCTGTCTCAAGCCGGACAACGGGACCCGCGACGAAGAGGTCGAGCGGCTGCTCGAAATCGGCGCGACGCTGCACTCCGACCATCGCCGCGAGGACGGCAGCGGCTGGGTCGTCCTGCAGGACCCGGAAGGCAACGAGTTCTGCGTGCAGCGCAGCGTGGCGGAGACGGCGTGACGGATTCGTTCGAGATCAACCGCGCCAACTGGGACGACCGGGCACCGATCCACGCGCGCTCGGCGTACTACGAGTTCGACAAGTTCAAGGCCGATCCCGCGCACCTGAGCCAGATCGTGCGCTTCGACCAGCCGCGCCTCGGCGACGTTTCCGGGCTGCGCACCGTGCACCTGCAATGCCACATCGGCACGGACACGCTGTCGCTGCACCGGCTCGGCGCCAAGGTCTCTGGTCTGGACCTTTCCCTGGCGTCGCTCGCCGAGGCGCGCAAGCTCGCCGACGCCACCGGCGCGGACATCGACTACCACGAGGCGAACGTCTACGACGCGGTGAAAGTGTTCGGCGAGAACGCGTTCGACCTGGTGTACACCGGGGTCGGCGCGCTCTGCTGGCTGCCGAAGATCGCGCCGTGGGCGGAGGTCGTCGCGCGGCTGCTGCGGCCGGGCGGACGGCTGTTCCTGCGTGAAGGCCACCCGATGCTGTGGACGCTCGACGAGGAATCCGAACGCGCGTGGCCGAAGTACGACTACTTCGAGCACGACGAACCGCTCGTCTTCAGCGACGACACCACGTACGTCGACACCGACGAACCGGTGAAGACGACGACCACGCACAGCTGGAACCATTCGCTCGGCGAGATCGTCACCGCGCTGCTCGACCAGGGTCTGATCCTGACCGGGCTGACCGAGCACGACACCGCGGCGTGGAACGCGCTGCCGAACGAGATGGAAGAGGCCGGCGGCGGCGAATGGCGGCTGCGCGACAACCCGCGCCGGATCGCCGCGAGCTACACCCTGCAGGCGCGGAAGCCCGCATAGAGTGCGGGCATGACTCGCATCGCCGTCGCCGCGCTGGGCGGCACCATCTCGATGGCTCCCGGACGTTCGATCGAAGACGGCGTCGTGCCGCGGCTGAGCGCCAAGGATCTGCTGGGAGACCTCGGTTCCCGGCTGCCGATGGAGGTCACGGCGGCGACGCTCGCCGGGCTGTCGAGTTCGTCGATGGACTACGCGACGCTCGCGCGGACGCGGCAGTGGGGCATCGAGCAGATCGAGGCGGGCGCGGACGGTCTCGTGGTGGTGCAGGGCACGGACACGCTGGAGGAAACGGCGTACCTGTTCGACCTCACGTGGCCGTCCGACGCGCCGGTGGTGATCACCGGCGCGATGCGGAATCCGAGCCTGCCCAGCCCGGACGGCCAGGCGAACATCCTCGCCGCGCTCACCGCCGCCGCCGATCCGCGCAGCCGCGGCCGGGGCGCACTGGTCGCGTTCAACGACGACGTGCACGCGTCGCGGTGGGTGCGGAAGACGCATTCCAGCCACGTCGAAACGTTTTCGTCGCGGCCCGCGGGTCCGCTCGGCATGGTCGCCGAGGGAGCGGTGCATTACTTCCACCCGTCGCCGCCGCGCTTGCCGGTGCTGCCGGGAGCGGAGAATGTCGATCTCGTTCCGCTGCTGGAATCCGGGCTCGACGATTCGGGCGAACTGCTGTCGATGGTGCTCAAGGGCGGTGCGCGCGGCGTTGTGGTCGCGGCCAACGGCGTCGGGCACGTGTCGACGGGAACAGCGGACGTGATCGCCGCCGCAGAAGTACCGATCGTGGTCGCGTCTCGGACCGGCGCGGGCCCGACTTTCCGCAGCACGTACGGGTTTCACGGCTCCGAATCGAGCCTGATCCGCATGGGCGCGACGATGGCGGGCTGGCTGTGCCCGCGGAAATCGCGGATCCTGCTGCAGGTTCTGCTCGCCGCGGGCGTCGGCCGCGAGGAGATCGAACGGCAGTTCAGGCTGCGCGGCGACCTCGACCGCTGATCACACCCGGGACGGACCATCCACCGGATTCGCCTGGTACGACCGCATCTGCCGGCCGCCCTGGCGGTAGACGTGCACGCTGATCGCCGGGTCCGGGCCGTCGTTGCGCACCTCGTGCACGTAGCCCGGCCCGAACACCCGCGACTGCCCGGCGCTCAATCCGTGCACCTCGGTCACCGCGCGCCCGCCAGGGGCACGCCGCGCGACGGTTTCGGTCAG
Encoded here:
- a CDS encoding D-alanine--D-alanine ligase family protein, with protein sequence MSAEKIRVAVVFGGRSSEHTISCLSAGSVISNLDPDRFEVLPVGVTPSGGWVLGTGDPKQLSIQGRELPTVESGRALVLAGDPTSRELRTVDPGQATEVLGTVDVVFPVLHGAFGEDGTIQGLLELADIPYVGPGVLASAAAMDKEYAKKLLAAEGLPVGTYAALRRGQSTLAEQDRERLGLPVFVKPSRAGSSVGISRVADWADLDAAIELARRTDPKVLVEAAVRGREVECGVLEFPDGRVEASLPAEIRVLAEGEDAWYDFETKYLGEDAELDIPAKLDDALTDRLRAMAVEAFRALDCQGLARVDFFVTEEGDLVINEVNTMPGFTTKSAYPKMWEVTGVDYPTLLSTLIDTALARGTGLR
- a CDS encoding class I SAM-dependent methyltransferase; protein product: MTDSFEINRANWDDRAPIHARSAYYEFDKFKADPAHLSQIVRFDQPRLGDVSGLRTVHLQCHIGTDTLSLHRLGAKVSGLDLSLASLAEARKLADATGADIDYHEANVYDAVKVFGENAFDLVYTGVGALCWLPKIAPWAEVVARLLRPGGRLFLREGHPMLWTLDEESERAWPKYDYFEHDEPLVFSDDTTYVDTDEPVKTTTTHSWNHSLGEIVTALLDQGLILTGLTEHDTAAWNALPNEMEEAGGGEWRLRDNPRRIAASYTLQARKPA
- a CDS encoding asparaginase, translated to MTRIAVAALGGTISMAPGRSIEDGVVPRLSAKDLLGDLGSRLPMEVTAATLAGLSSSSMDYATLARTRQWGIEQIEAGADGLVVVQGTDTLEETAYLFDLTWPSDAPVVITGAMRNPSLPSPDGQANILAALTAAADPRSRGRGALVAFNDDVHASRWVRKTHSSHVETFSSRPAGPLGMVAEGAVHYFHPSPPRLPVLPGAENVDLVPLLESGLDDSGELLSMVLKGGARGVVVAANGVGHVSTGTADVIAAAEVPIVVASRTGAGPTFRSTYGFHGSESSLIRMGATMAGWLCPRKSRILLQVLLAAGVGREEIERQFRLRGDLDR
- a CDS encoding sensor histidine kinase, which codes for MNRIGRWARRWYRAWRASRLGTRLAFGLGALSLVVFAIVGALTVELMHDYLNRRLDEQLKTSQVAQVPHLRESKDNPEVVYSWYSAVFDVREGHAVPQPGSTLPNDVRPLAQVAEEATGGDQFRTITLPGQGSYRVRACPVETSQNGTGTVLLSAAPQADLDNTVQQLMLIEVIAFLIALAILVVAGRVVLRRGLRPLSDMAGTAHDIASHDLTATADLPVRASGTGGGAEVEELRTAFNLMLSHIESSLAARTEANDRLRRFVADASHELRTPLTSIRGYADLFRYAAANEPEEREAHLEKIRAETARMSVLVDDLLLLARLDARDAEPPVRPRRMDLTEVAAAAADAFRAGRPGYPLTVSIPEEPVVLHADPARVRQVLDNLLANAAVHTGEGTPVELAVTAADGMAVATVTDAGPGISPEDQQRIFDRFYRVDNSRTRAAGGTGLGLSVVHSLVVEHGGTVSLESRPGRTVFTVRLPLSS
- a CDS encoding serine hydrolase domain-containing protein, which produces MTRRIRWAAAAIAAVTLAVFAAPASAQPQDTAVSHLREELAGGPPSSYALVAADGTVTTGAVGSDMTPQSPFLLGSLSKSFTALAVMQLVEAGKVGLDTPITAYLPWFRTAGSNDPITVRQLLNQTSGLPTEAGTVDLYEPETTLEQRVRALADVVPVSRPGTVFHYCNKNYATLGLMIEQVSGQSYADYLKVHVLAPLGMTRTFTNLADARREGLIEGSSVLFGLNVPIETPDFPGARPDGYLVSTAEDLSRYLTFQMTGTYRGARPLSAESLRLMHSAAVPTGEDHAIDGIDHYGFGWGTGILNGQPVVQHDGDLTRYHANLGYLPNKQVGLVVLTSRNPVLLDNGAPFHHTLAMLAGAPAPEIGNGFLLTYGVIDGLALLVLLAMVLATRRQIRRARKLPDLLRDKGFGRVAVRPLIGHLVAAAALYAAVFVGVGMLSYGGWLPVDVAFQTLPDFTVLVLAGMAFLVVRGAAWFALASSRRRPAARPSRPAQTPPARAVDDAHPVR
- a CDS encoding response regulator transcription factor; the protein is MENPNPVRLLVVDDEPHIADLVATVARYEGWQAVTAGCGADALARAAEFAPDIVVLDLMLPDFDGFTVLDKLREKHDEVPVVFLTAKDATADRIAGLTRGGDDYLVKPFSVEELMARLRAVLRRTSEKPDTRTVVLQVGDLTLDEETHEVRRGGQLAELTPTEYELLRYLMRRSPAVLTKAQILDHVWEYDFGGRSNVVELAISRLRRKLDTEAEPLIHTVRGVGYSVRQAER
- a CDS encoding PLP-dependent aminotransferase family protein, with the translated sequence MSYADTALPVSLDRDAATPLAVQLADALREAAAGGHLRGGDRLPSTRALAERLGVSRTVTSAAYEQLHAEGWIAGRHGSGTYVTTPPTRAAASVTVPGSLLAEPESTPVLDLTPGAPWAGGLDRAAWRRAWRAAADPEPLTRAHRAGLPEYRATVSEHLLRHRGLAAGSVLATGGTTAAVVELAAAVLRRGAVVAFEEPGYQRAVQAFRQAGLTVVGVPVDEEGLRPDAIPAGARAVYCSPAHQYPMGSRMSAARRVQLVERARAEGMLVIEDDYDGELRFDVAPLPMLAALAPDVVVHLGTTSKILTPTLGAGWLVAPAAVADSVLAYRDLTGTRPSPAGQRVLVELARTGDLGRHLRKLRREMAERRTVLVAALSNAGIPFVGDDAGAHLVVPTETAEAEAQLIAAAEKHSIRLDGLARHFAGTPTTHGIALGYAGCSREALMAAVPTLVDLLR
- a CDS encoding VOC family protein translates to MTSYVDNITVDCADPWELAQFWTQVTGRPVGEDDKPGEEEIGVTLDSGVTLLFIAVPEPKTIKNRLHVCLKPDNGTRDEEVERLLEIGATLHSDHRREDGSGWVVLQDPEGNEFCVQRSVAETA
- a CDS encoding pyridoxamine 5'-phosphate oxidase family protein, with the protein product MSSLSPTERTTLGRKRHRAASERAALHAVLDEALICHLGVVRDGVPLVLPTGYGRDGDTLYLHGSTGAASLRAATGETDVCVTVTLLDGIVYCRSVNNHSVNYRSAVILGKARLVTDPDEKMRGLHVLTDHLSPGSWEHARPVNKKEFAAVSVIALDLAEASVKLRAEGPDDEPEDVTANAAWAGVLPVRTVFGEPEPSADLPSGWTVPEHVAARVTKTTATAR